From the Phyllobacterium zundukense genome, one window contains:
- a CDS encoding threonine/serine dehydratase: MSLEITHERIAGIERLIRPHIRHTPVLRVDMADFGLAARPVDLKLECLQHSGSFKARGAFTNLLTRPVPDAGVVAASGGNHGAAVAYAAMRLGVRAAIFVPGVTSPAKAERIRGYGANLVIGGERYADALAASERYAKESGALAIHAFDQPETLLGQGTLGAEIEADLPEITTLLVAVGGGGLIGGIAAWFRGRVKIVAVEPEGSPTLHLALAAGEPVDAPAEGIAADSLAPKRVGELMFPIAQAFVERSILVSDDDIRAAQHALWDKVRIVAEPGGAAALAALLSGRYAPGPDERMAVLVCGANTTAVKFD, from the coding sequence ATGTCCCTTGAGATTACGCATGAACGCATCGCCGGGATCGAACGGCTGATCCGTCCGCATATCCGCCACACACCGGTCCTGCGCGTCGACATGGCTGATTTCGGCCTTGCGGCCAGACCCGTCGACCTGAAGCTCGAATGCCTGCAGCATTCGGGATCGTTCAAGGCGCGCGGTGCCTTTACCAATCTTTTGACCCGGCCAGTGCCAGATGCCGGCGTCGTTGCAGCCTCGGGCGGCAATCATGGTGCGGCGGTCGCCTATGCCGCCATGCGGCTGGGCGTGCGCGCCGCCATCTTCGTGCCGGGCGTCACCTCTCCCGCCAAGGCCGAACGCATTCGCGGCTACGGTGCCAATCTGGTCATCGGCGGTGAGCGCTATGCGGATGCGCTCGCGGCAAGTGAGCGATACGCCAAAGAAAGCGGCGCTCTCGCCATTCACGCCTTCGATCAACCGGAAACCCTGCTTGGCCAGGGAACACTTGGCGCGGAGATCGAAGCCGATCTGCCGGAGATCACGACGCTCCTGGTGGCAGTTGGAGGCGGCGGCCTGATTGGCGGCATTGCTGCATGGTTTCGCGGCAGGGTGAAGATCGTCGCCGTCGAACCGGAGGGCTCGCCGACCCTGCACCTCGCTTTGGCAGCCGGAGAACCTGTGGACGCACCGGCCGAAGGTATCGCGGCCGACTCGCTGGCGCCGAAGCGGGTGGGTGAGCTGATGTTTCCGATCGCTCAGGCCTTTGTCGAGCGCTCGATACTGGTGTCCGACGATGATATCCGTGCCGCGCAACATGCCCTCTGGGACAAGGTGCGTATCGTGGCCGAGCCTGGTGGCGCTGCAGCGCTCGCCGCGCTGCTGTCTGGAAGATATGCGCCCGGGCCGGATGAGCGCATGGCTGTCCTCGTCTGCGGCGCCAATACGACCGCTGTGAAGTTCGATTAA
- a CDS encoding ATP-binding protein has protein sequence MYKRFVEQRAEEALSDTPVVLIVGPRRAGKTTLVRKMGDAGRTYITLDNQTVLDAARSNPVGFIRGLDRAIIDEIQRAPDLLLAIKKTVDEDYRPGRFLLTGSANVLTLPRVADSLAGRMETLQMLPLAQAEVAGRTPTFLNRLFEGKLQGDKAAVVGDDLVRLVLQGGFPEAIARESERRRQDWARSYLTSILTRDLRDIAEIERLTDLPKFVRLLAEHSGQLVNYSEFAGSIDVNYKTGQRYVGLLEQVFLVSTLQPWYSNALKRIIKTPKLHFLDSGLLATNRGLTFERVAADRGAFGALLESFVFSEVRKLMTGSELRLTPYHFRDQKMREVDIVLERDDGMIVGIEVKASATVKTADFSGLRTLAEACGDRFAYGVVLYDSGDLVPFGNRLAAAPLSTLWA, from the coding sequence ATGTACAAGCGATTTGTCGAGCAGCGCGCGGAAGAGGCCCTTTCAGATACCCCCGTGGTGCTGATCGTCGGCCCTCGCCGCGCAGGCAAGACGACGCTGGTGCGCAAGATGGGAGATGCGGGGCGCACCTATATCACCCTCGATAACCAGACGGTGCTCGACGCGGCGCGGTCCAATCCGGTGGGCTTCATCCGGGGACTGGACCGGGCGATCATCGATGAGATCCAACGCGCACCCGATCTGCTGCTCGCGATCAAGAAAACTGTCGACGAGGACTACCGCCCCGGCCGTTTCTTGCTGACCGGCTCGGCCAATGTCCTCACCCTTCCCCGCGTTGCCGACAGCCTGGCTGGCCGGATGGAGACCCTTCAGATGCTGCCTCTGGCGCAAGCCGAGGTCGCTGGCCGAACACCCACATTCCTGAACCGTCTGTTCGAGGGGAAGCTGCAGGGCGACAAGGCGGCCGTTGTCGGAGACGATCTGGTCCGGCTAGTGCTCCAGGGCGGCTTTCCCGAAGCTATCGCCCGCGAGAGCGAACGACGGCGCCAGGATTGGGCCCGGTCCTATCTGACCTCCATTCTGACGCGGGATCTGCGGGACATCGCCGAGATCGAGAGACTGACTGACCTGCCCAAATTCGTTCGCCTGCTGGCGGAGCATTCAGGTCAGTTGGTCAATTATTCGGAGTTCGCCGGCAGCATTGATGTCAACTACAAGACCGGCCAGCGCTATGTCGGGCTACTGGAACAGGTGTTTCTCGTTTCGACACTTCAGCCCTGGTACTCGAATGCGCTGAAACGGATCATCAAGACGCCGAAGCTGCATTTCCTCGATTCCGGATTGCTCGCCACCAATCGAGGCCTGACCTTCGAGCGCGTGGCGGCGGATCGCGGCGCATTTGGCGCGCTGCTGGAGAGCTTCGTGTTCTCCGAGGTCAGAAAGCTGATGACCGGCTCGGAGCTGCGGCTGACGCCCTATCACTTCCGTGATCAGAAGATGCGTGAAGTCGATATCGTGCTGGAGCGCGACGACGGCATGATCGTCGGGATCGAGGTGAAAGCCAGCGCCACGGTTAAGACGGCAGATTTCAGCGGCCTGCGAACGCTGGCGGAGGCCTGCGGCGACAGGTTCGCCTATGGCGTCGTTCTCTACGACAGCGGCGACCTCGTTCCTTTCGGGAATCGGCTTGCGGCCGCTCCTTTATCGACCCTCTGGGCTTGA
- a CDS encoding IS110 family transposase translates to MAIAFIGIDLAKNVFQLHGTDAAGRQLFSKRLRRDQLLPELVKLPPCIIGIEACTGAFFWQRQFEKLGYSVKIIAPQYVKPFVKHQKNDQNDAEAICTAMRQPNMKFVPTKNQEQQDIQSLHRARSRLVNHRTALVSQMRGLLLDRGITVGITIRRARRAIPEIIADMTNDLTDMTRDVIAKLLEFLDQIDQRVKAFDRRIEAVFRANPTCQRIARICGVGPKTATAIVAAVGDGSEFKNGRHLAAWMGLVPRQHSSGNRKILMGISKRGDQHLRTLLVHGARAVVRVTAKREDAFSRWVNALRERRGMNRAIVAVANKNARIIWAVLRRDVEFQSAT, encoded by the coding sequence ATGGCAATTGCATTCATAGGTATCGATCTTGCAAAGAACGTGTTCCAGCTTCACGGAACCGATGCGGCGGGCCGGCAGCTATTCAGCAAACGCTTGCGCCGAGATCAGTTGCTGCCTGAATTGGTTAAGCTGCCACCTTGTATAATCGGCATAGAGGCTTGCACCGGGGCATTCTTTTGGCAGCGCCAGTTCGAGAAGCTGGGGTACTCGGTGAAGATCATTGCGCCCCAGTACGTAAAGCCTTTCGTCAAGCACCAAAAGAATGATCAGAACGACGCCGAAGCGATCTGCACTGCGATGCGTCAGCCTAACATGAAGTTCGTTCCGACGAAGAACCAGGAGCAGCAGGACATACAGTCTCTCCACCGCGCACGCAGTCGCTTGGTGAATCACCGAACAGCTCTTGTCAGCCAAATGCGTGGCCTTTTACTTGATCGTGGGATCACCGTCGGCATCACAATCCGTCGCGCAAGGCGGGCCATCCCGGAAATCATCGCGGACATGACCAACGATCTGACAGATATGACCCGCGACGTTATAGCTAAGCTCCTTGAGTTTCTTGATCAAATCGATCAAAGGGTCAAAGCTTTCGATCGACGTATCGAAGCGGTTTTCCGCGCGAATCCGACGTGCCAGCGGATCGCACGCATTTGTGGTGTAGGTCCGAAGACAGCAACAGCTATCGTGGCCGCGGTGGGCGATGGCAGTGAGTTCAAGAACGGCAGACATCTGGCCGCGTGGATGGGCCTTGTGCCCAGGCAACATTCCAGCGGAAATCGGAAGATCCTGATGGGGATCAGCAAGCGCGGTGACCAGCACCTACGAACCTTACTCGTGCACGGCGCGCGGGCCGTAGTCAGAGTAACAGCCAAAAGGGAAGACGCCTTTAGCCGCTGGGTCAACGCCCTTCGTGAGCGGCGTGGGATGAATCGTGCGATCGTCGCGGTGGCAAATAAGAATGCTCGGATAATCTGGGCCGTGCTCAGGCGAGACGTGGAATTCCAGTCGGCAACCTGA
- a CDS encoding histone deacetylase family protein — protein MKTFYADEQKHHNPKGFLSSGAPQPNPEKPERIERLLAGARAAGSSIHHPRDYGLGPIAAVHTPEYLEFLQNIHQRWQLIPGASEEVVPNIHPIGRSGSYPASAVGQAGYHMADTSCPISAQTWESACWSAWSAVEAAESVMSGEPAAYALCRPPGHHAFADVAGGFCFINNSAVAAQRLRKSAARVAILDVDLHHGNGTQGIFYARPDVLTVSIHADPVRFYPFFWGYADERGEGAGLGYNYNLPLLRKSGDEVFLEALAAAAKRIEAFAPEALVVALGLDAFDGDPFGGLSVSTPGFARIAEAIARLGLPTVIVQEGGYLCDELSDNLTSFLTGFGSLA, from the coding sequence ATGAAAACATTCTATGCGGACGAGCAGAAACACCACAATCCGAAGGGCTTCCTGTCGAGCGGTGCGCCGCAGCCCAATCCTGAAAAGCCCGAGCGGATCGAGCGGCTGCTCGCTGGTGCCCGTGCGGCAGGCAGTTCCATCCATCATCCCAGGGATTACGGTCTCGGTCCGATCGCCGCGGTTCATACGCCCGAATATCTCGAATTCCTGCAGAACATCCACCAGCGCTGGCAGCTCATTCCCGGCGCGTCAGAGGAGGTGGTCCCAAATATCCATCCGATCGGCCGCTCGGGCAGCTATCCCGCATCGGCGGTGGGGCAGGCGGGATATCACATGGCCGATACGTCCTGTCCGATTTCGGCGCAGACCTGGGAGAGTGCCTGCTGGAGTGCCTGGAGCGCGGTGGAGGCAGCAGAATCGGTCATGTCTGGCGAACCGGCGGCCTATGCGCTGTGCCGACCGCCCGGTCACCATGCCTTTGCCGATGTTGCCGGCGGCTTCTGCTTCATCAATAATTCGGCGGTTGCAGCGCAGCGATTGCGCAAGAGCGCTGCCCGCGTGGCAATTCTCGATGTCGACCTGCATCACGGCAATGGCACGCAGGGCATTTTCTATGCGCGTCCCGATGTGCTGACGGTTTCAATCCATGCGGATCCGGTGCGGTTCTATCCCTTCTTCTGGGGCTATGCCGATGAACGCGGCGAGGGTGCCGGTCTCGGTTACAATTACAACCTGCCGCTTTTGCGCAAATCCGGCGACGAAGTGTTTCTTGAAGCGCTGGCCGCTGCTGCCAAGCGCATCGAGGCCTTTGCGCCTGAGGCACTGGTCGTAGCGCTGGGGCTCGATGCCTTCGATGGCGATCCGTTCGGCGGGCTTTCCGTCTCGACGCCCGGCTTCGCCCGCATTGCCGAAGCAATCGCCAGATTGGGCCTGCCCACGGTGATCGTGCAGGAGGGCGGCTATCTCTGCGATGAGCTCAGCGACAATCTCACCTCATTCCTCACCGGTTTCGGTTCCCTGGCCTGA
- a CDS encoding GNAT family N-acetyltransferase, with the protein MAVAIRQATIDDAALLHQAILKLAESMDAVERVKSTPDALRRHGFGGDPAFEALIAEIDGAFAGMCLYFPSFSTWRGKPGIYVQDIFVEERFRGRKIGERLLQAAAERGLAKGAAYLRLSVEADNHGAQGFYTHLGIEWSRSERIHGIYGDAFAALAEQKIEQERS; encoded by the coding sequence ATGGCCGTCGCGATCAGGCAAGCGACCATCGACGATGCCGCGCTGTTGCATCAGGCGATCCTAAAACTCGCGGAAAGCATGGATGCTGTTGAAAGGGTAAAGAGCACACCTGACGCTTTGCGCCGTCACGGCTTCGGCGGCGATCCGGCATTCGAAGCGCTTATCGCCGAAATCGACGGCGCCTTCGCTGGCATGTGCCTGTATTTTCCCAGCTTCTCCACATGGCGAGGCAAGCCCGGTATCTATGTGCAGGACATTTTCGTCGAAGAACGGTTTCGCGGCAGGAAGATCGGCGAGCGCCTGCTGCAGGCGGCCGCTGAACGAGGGCTGGCAAAAGGCGCAGCTTATTTGCGCCTCTCCGTCGAAGCCGACAATCATGGCGCGCAGGGTTTCTACACGCACCTCGGTATCGAGTGGTCGCGTTCGGAGAGAATCCACGGCATTTATGGTGATGCCTTCGCGGCACTGGCGGAACAGAAGATCGAACAGGAACGCTCATGA
- a CDS encoding 3-keto-5-aminohexanoate cleavage protein: MAKKKVIITCAVTGSVHTPTMSPYLPVTPDQITAEAIAAAEAGASILHLHARNPENGRPSADPNVFMQFLPRIKQATDAVINISTGGSSLMTLDERLAAATRAEPEMCSLNMGSMNFGLYPALDRFTQWQHEWEPQLLEATRSSIFKNTFADIEDILIRLGEGCGTRFEFECYDVGHLYTLAHFRDRGLVAGPLFIQFVFGVLGGIGADPENLTHMKRIADKLFGDSYSFSVLAAGRHQMPMTTMAAAMGGNVRVGLEDSLMLGRGELAKSNADQVKRIRDVLEALSLDVATPNEARTMLGLKGSDKVAF, translated from the coding sequence ATGGCCAAGAAGAAAGTCATTATCACCTGCGCCGTCACCGGCTCTGTCCATACGCCGACCATGAGCCCCTATCTGCCGGTAACGCCGGATCAGATTACGGCGGAGGCGATCGCCGCAGCCGAAGCCGGCGCGTCCATCCTGCATCTGCACGCGCGCAACCCGGAAAACGGCCGACCCTCCGCCGACCCGAATGTCTTCATGCAGTTTCTGCCGCGCATCAAGCAGGCGACCGACGCCGTCATCAACATCTCGACCGGTGGCAGTTCGCTGATGACGCTGGATGAGAGGCTTGCCGCTGCCACGCGGGCCGAGCCGGAGATGTGTTCGCTCAATATGGGCTCGATGAATTTCGGTCTTTACCCGGCACTCGACCGGTTTACGCAATGGCAGCATGAATGGGAGCCGCAACTGCTGGAAGCCACGCGCAGTTCCATCTTCAAGAATACATTCGCCGATATCGAAGATATTTTGATACGGTTGGGGGAGGGCTGCGGCACGCGTTTCGAGTTCGAATGCTATGATGTCGGCCACCTTTATACATTGGCGCATTTCCGAGACCGGGGCCTGGTCGCGGGACCGCTGTTCATCCAGTTTGTCTTTGGCGTGCTGGGAGGCATCGGCGCCGATCCGGAGAATCTGACCCATATGAAGCGAATTGCCGACAAGCTCTTTGGCGACAGCTACAGTTTTTCCGTGCTGGCGGCGGGCCGTCATCAGATGCCGATGACCACCATGGCAGCGGCCATGGGCGGCAATGTTCGGGTCGGGTTGGAGGACAGCCTCATGCTCGGCCGCGGCGAGCTGGCAAAATCCAATGCCGATCAGGTCAAACGCATCCGTGACGTGCTGGAAGCTTTGTCGCTCGATGTGGCGACACCGAATGAGGCGCGCACCATGCTCGGCCTCAAGGGCAGCGACAAGGTTGCGTTCTGA
- a CDS encoding aspartate aminotransferase family protein gives MDNAKPASSDRAPSHLFYQSRLRRPLVDRAEGIYLWDQNGKRYIDGSSGAMVVNIGHGNRHVIDTMKKQMDKVTFAYRLHFENEPAEDLAGRIAGYMPEGMDKVFFVSGGSEAVESCLKLARQYAVATGQAQRWKVISRFPSYHGGTLGALAVTGYAALTDPFTAMMKEMPKIPAPTAYLDRDNFSIEERGLRYADKLEEAILAEGPESVLAFIMEPVGGASTGALVAPDSYYGRIREICDRHGVLLIHDEVMSGVGRTGKFLGGDHWNCRPDLIALSKGFGSGYSPLGAMVAPSRMVQPVLDAGGFQHGYTYAGNPLACAAGGAVLDEIERLDLMGNAAAMGDLLKGELVMLSKRFPFIGDVRGKGLLLAAEFVENTVTMQPLAKEKNAFQRVIDIAYDKGLIIYSRRTRGGVEGDHFLVCPPMIVTREQIGEIVAILDDTLQDLASELNLPVNR, from the coding sequence ATGGATAACGCCAAGCCCGCCTCAAGCGATCGCGCTCCCTCGCATCTGTTCTACCAGTCGCGCCTGCGCCGTCCCCTGGTCGACCGCGCCGAGGGCATCTATCTCTGGGATCAGAACGGCAAGCGGTACATCGACGGGTCTAGCGGTGCGATGGTGGTCAATATCGGTCACGGCAACCGCCATGTCATCGATACGATGAAAAAGCAGATGGACAAGGTGACCTTCGCCTATCGCCTGCATTTCGAGAACGAGCCGGCGGAAGATCTGGCAGGTCGCATTGCCGGCTATATGCCGGAGGGCATGGACAAGGTTTTCTTTGTCTCCGGTGGCTCCGAAGCCGTCGAATCCTGTCTCAAGCTTGCCCGGCAATATGCGGTGGCGACTGGCCAGGCGCAGCGCTGGAAGGTTATTTCGCGGTTTCCATCCTATCATGGCGGTACGCTCGGCGCGCTCGCGGTCACCGGTTATGCCGCGCTGACCGACCCCTTCACCGCCATGATGAAGGAAATGCCAAAAATCCCGGCGCCGACGGCTTACCTCGACCGGGACAATTTCAGCATTGAGGAACGCGGCCTGCGCTATGCCGACAAACTCGAGGAAGCCATCCTTGCGGAAGGGCCCGAATCCGTTCTCGCCTTCATCATGGAGCCGGTGGGCGGCGCATCGACCGGTGCGCTCGTTGCTCCGGACAGCTATTATGGTCGTATCCGTGAGATCTGCGACCGCCATGGCGTACTGCTCATTCATGACGAGGTGATGAGCGGTGTCGGGCGCACCGGAAAGTTCCTCGGCGGCGATCACTGGAATTGCCGGCCGGACCTGATCGCCCTGTCGAAGGGGTTCGGCTCGGGTTACAGCCCGCTCGGCGCCATGGTTGCGCCATCGCGAATGGTGCAACCGGTTCTCGATGCGGGCGGCTTCCAGCACGGCTACACCTATGCTGGCAATCCGCTTGCCTGCGCGGCGGGGGGTGCCGTCCTTGACGAGATCGAGCGGCTCGATCTTATGGGCAATGCCGCGGCGATGGGCGATTTGCTCAAAGGCGAACTCGTTATGCTTTCGAAGCGCTTTCCCTTCATCGGTGATGTGCGCGGCAAGGGTCTGCTGCTCGCTGCGGAGTTTGTCGAAAACACCGTGACGATGCAGCCTCTAGCCAAAGAGAAGAACGCGTTCCAGCGTGTCATCGACATCGCCTATGACAAGGGCCTCATCATTTATTCACGCCGCACGCGCGGCGGTGTCGAGGGCGACCATTTCCTGGTCTGCCCGCCGATGATCGTCACGCGCGAGCAGATCGGCGAAATTGTTGCCATTCTCGATGACACGCTGCAGGACCTTGCTTCCGAGCTGAACCTACCTGTGAACAGGTGA
- the mmsB gene encoding multiple monosaccharide ABC transporter permease yields MTIETAATQGKKDFKTDGSALKGNYREYGLVLALILIMLFFQFTTNGVLFRPVNLTNLVLQNSYIIIMALGMLLVIVAGHIDLSVGSVSGFIGGLAAVMMVRWQIHYIPATILCLIMGGAIGAAQGYWVAYHKIPSFIVTLAGMLVFRGLALWLLGGQSVGPFPPQFQLLSSGFIPDFFGYPGFNITSMLVGIALVALMIYFSVRGRAKREKHGYEGEPFALFVAKNLIIAGIVLFLTYLLSSYKGLPNVLIVMSILIALFVFVTKRMTVGRRIYAMGGNEKAAKLSGIKTERLTFLTFVNMGVLAALAGLIFAARLNTATPKAGLGFELDVIAAVFIGGASAMGGVGQVMGAVIGAFIMGVMNNGMSIMGVNIDWQQVIKGLVLLAAVIFDVYNKNKA; encoded by the coding sequence ATGACTATTGAAACCGCAGCAACCCAAGGGAAAAAAGACTTCAAGACGGATGGATCCGCGCTGAAGGGCAACTACCGCGAATACGGTTTGGTGCTGGCACTTATTCTTATCATGCTGTTTTTCCAATTCACGACCAACGGCGTGTTGTTCAGGCCGGTCAACCTGACCAATCTGGTATTGCAGAACAGCTACATCATCATCATGGCTCTCGGAATGCTGCTGGTGATCGTGGCTGGACATATCGATCTTTCGGTGGGGTCGGTGTCCGGATTCATCGGCGGTCTTGCTGCCGTGATGATGGTCCGGTGGCAAATCCACTATATTCCGGCGACAATCCTGTGCCTCATCATGGGTGGCGCCATTGGCGCGGCCCAAGGTTACTGGGTTGCCTATCACAAGATACCCTCCTTCATCGTCACCCTGGCCGGCATGCTTGTGTTCCGGGGACTGGCGTTGTGGCTGCTTGGCGGCCAGTCCGTCGGTCCATTCCCCCCGCAATTCCAGTTGCTGAGTTCCGGTTTCATTCCCGACTTTTTCGGCTATCCGGGGTTCAATATAACCTCGATGCTTGTCGGCATTGCCCTCGTAGCATTGATGATCTATTTCAGCGTGCGCGGACGCGCCAAGCGCGAGAAGCATGGCTATGAGGGTGAACCCTTTGCACTCTTTGTCGCAAAGAACCTGATCATTGCCGGGATCGTGCTGTTCCTCACCTATCTGCTGTCCTCCTACAAGGGACTGCCGAATGTCCTCATCGTCATGTCGATCCTGATTGCGCTTTTCGTCTTCGTCACCAAGCGCATGACGGTCGGCCGCCGCATCTACGCGATGGGTGGCAATGAGAAGGCGGCGAAGCTCTCCGGCATCAAGACCGAACGGCTGACCTTCCTGACCTTCGTCAATATGGGTGTCCTTGCTGCGCTTGCCGGGCTGATCTTCGCAGCGCGTCTCAACACAGCAACGCCGAAGGCGGGCCTCGGCTTCGAACTCGACGTGATCGCGGCTGTGTTCATTGGCGGCGCATCGGCGATGGGCGGCGTCGGACAGGTCATGGGGGCGGTGATCGGCGCCTTCATCATGGGTGTCATGAACAACGGCATGTCGATCATGGGCGTCAATATCGACTGGCAGCAGGTGATCAAAGGCCTCGTCCTGCTCGCTGCCGTCATCTTCGACGTCTACAACAAGAACAAGGCTTGA
- the mmsA gene encoding multiple monosaccharide ABC transporter ATP-binding protein, which translates to METILEMRNITKTFPGVKALNNVNLDVRKGEIHALVGENGAGKSTLMKVLSGVYPHGSYEGEIFYNGQEQHFRDIGDSEKQGIIIIHQELALVPLLSIAENIFLGNEPAKFGIIDWHIAENRTRELLAKVGLKEDPLTLITNLGVGKQQLVEIAKALSKEVELLILDEPTASLNEKDSDALLALLLEFKAHGISSILISHKLNEVGKVADRITVLRDGATIETLDKDEISEDRIVTSMVGRQLADRFPQREPDIGEVVFEVKDWVVHHHIHSDRTVINGINLNVRKGEVVGIAGLMGAGRTEFAMSVFGKAYGRKISGEVFIKGKKVDVSTIGKAIDNGIAYVTEDRKTFGLNLIDHIKHNATIVNLVGVSHNGVLDDMAELRVANEYRRKTNIRSSSIYQKTGNLSGGNQQKVVLSKWLFANPDLLILDEPTRGIDVGAKYEIYTIINQLVSEGKSVLMISSEMPELLGVCDRIYVMNQGRLVGEMPASEASQEKIMRAIIRAEGKAS; encoded by the coding sequence ATGGAAACCATCCTCGAAATGCGCAACATCACCAAGACATTTCCTGGTGTGAAGGCGCTGAACAATGTCAATCTGGATGTGCGCAAAGGCGAAATTCACGCTCTGGTGGGCGAGAACGGCGCGGGCAAATCAACCTTGATGAAGGTGCTAAGCGGCGTCTATCCGCACGGCAGCTACGAAGGCGAAATATTTTACAACGGCCAGGAGCAGCATTTTCGCGATATTGGCGACAGTGAAAAGCAGGGCATCATCATCATTCACCAGGAGCTGGCGCTCGTTCCGCTCCTGTCCATTGCCGAAAATATCTTCCTTGGCAACGAACCGGCAAAGTTCGGCATTATCGACTGGCACATCGCGGAAAACCGCACTCGCGAACTTCTCGCCAAAGTCGGCTTGAAGGAAGATCCGCTGACGTTGATCACCAATCTCGGTGTGGGCAAGCAGCAATTGGTGGAGATTGCCAAGGCCCTTTCGAAGGAAGTCGAACTCCTCATTCTCGATGAGCCAACGGCCAGCCTTAACGAAAAGGACAGCGACGCTTTGCTGGCGCTGCTGCTGGAATTCAAGGCGCATGGCATTTCCTCCATTCTCATTTCGCACAAGTTGAACGAAGTCGGTAAAGTTGCCGACCGCATCACAGTGCTGCGCGACGGCGCCACGATCGAAACCCTGGACAAGGATGAGATCTCGGAAGACAGGATTGTTACGTCCATGGTCGGGCGCCAGCTGGCGGATCGCTTTCCGCAGCGTGAACCCGACATTGGCGAGGTGGTGTTCGAGGTGAAGGATTGGGTGGTCCACCACCATATCCACAGCGATCGCACCGTCATCAATGGCATCAACCTCAATGTTCGGAAGGGAGAGGTTGTCGGCATCGCCGGACTTATGGGCGCCGGGCGTACGGAATTTGCCATGAGCGTCTTCGGCAAGGCCTACGGCCGCAAGATTAGCGGTGAGGTTTTCATCAAGGGCAAGAAGGTGGACGTCTCGACCATCGGCAAGGCGATCGACAACGGCATTGCCTATGTCACGGAAGACCGCAAGACCTTTGGCCTCAATCTGATCGATCACATCAAGCATAATGCCACGATCGTCAACCTCGTGGGCGTCTCGCACAATGGCGTGCTTGATGACATGGCGGAATTGAGGGTGGCGAATGAATATCGCCGCAAGACCAATATCCGTTCATCGAGCATCTATCAGAAGACCGGGAATCTTTCCGGTGGCAATCAGCAGAAGGTTGTCCTGTCGAAGTGGCTGTTTGCCAATCCGGACCTGCTGATCCTCGATGAGCCGACACGCGGTATCGATGTTGGCGCGAAATACGAAATCTATACGATCATCAACCAACTGGTAAGCGAAGGCAAAAGCGTGCTGATGATCTCGTCGGAAATGCCAGAGCTGCTCGGCGTCTGCGACCGGATCTATGTAATGAACCAGGGCAGGCTCGTCGGCGAAATGCCGGCCAGTGAAGCCAGCCAGGAAAAAATCATGCGCGCCATTATCCGTGCTGAAGGGAAAGCATCATGA